One genomic segment of Ferrimonas sp. YFM includes these proteins:
- a CDS encoding pyridoxal phosphate-dependent aminotransferase produces MHPILKSDKLSTVCYDIRGPVAREAKRLEEEGHRVLKLNIGNPAPFGFEAPEEIVRDVIHNLPESQGYCDAKGLFSARKAVVHYFQQMGIHDVDVDDVYIGNGVSELIVMAMQGLLNNGDEVLVPAPDYPLWTAAVHLAGGNARHYRCDEEADWFPDLDDVRAKITPRTRAMVLINPNNPTGAVYSKEILLGMLEIAREHNLVVFSDEIYDKILYDGAEHIPTCTLADDLFIITMNGLSKVYRAAGFRAGWMVLSGDRGRAKSYIEGLEMLASMRLCANVPVQHAIQTALGGYQSVNELIIPGGRLYEQRQLTVDRLNAIDGVTCKMPKGAMYAFPRLDVKKFNLMDDEKLVLDLLMQEKILLVQGTAFNWPEPDHLRFVFLPHIEDLEKALDKFEQFLSRYRQ; encoded by the coding sequence ATGCATCCCATCCTAAAATCCGACAAGCTCAGTACCGTCTGCTACGACATTCGAGGTCCGGTAGCACGGGAAGCGAAGCGCTTGGAGGAGGAGGGTCACCGGGTCCTCAAACTCAATATCGGCAACCCCGCTCCCTTTGGCTTCGAAGCCCCGGAGGAGATCGTTCGTGACGTCATCCACAACCTGCCGGAGAGCCAGGGCTACTGTGATGCAAAGGGGCTGTTTTCCGCCCGTAAGGCGGTGGTGCACTACTTCCAGCAGATGGGCATTCACGATGTGGATGTGGACGACGTCTACATCGGCAACGGTGTGTCCGAGCTCATCGTGATGGCGATGCAGGGCCTGTTGAATAACGGCGACGAAGTGCTGGTCCCCGCCCCCGACTATCCCCTGTGGACCGCGGCGGTGCACCTGGCCGGAGGCAATGCCCGCCACTACCGCTGCGACGAGGAAGCAGACTGGTTCCCGGATCTCGATGATGTGCGCGCCAAGATCACCCCCCGTACCCGGGCCATGGTGCTGATCAACCCCAACAACCCCACAGGGGCCGTCTACAGCAAGGAGATCCTGCTGGGGATGCTGGAGATCGCCCGTGAACACAACCTGGTGGTGTTCTCCGACGAGATCTACGACAAGATTCTTTACGACGGTGCCGAGCACATCCCCACCTGCACCCTGGCCGACGACCTGTTCATCATCACCATGAACGGTCTGTCCAAGGTGTACCGGGCTGCCGGCTTCCGCGCCGGCTGGATGGTCCTCTCCGGGGACAGGGGCCGCGCCAAGAGTTACATCGAGGGGCTGGAGATGCTGGCCTCCATGCGATTGTGTGCCAACGTTCCGGTGCAGCACGCCATCCAGACCGCCCTGGGGGGGTATCAGAGTGTCAATGAACTGATCATTCCCGGAGGCCGCCTCTATGAGCAGCGCCAGCTGACCGTGGACAGGCTCAACGCCATCGATGGCGTCACCTGCAAGATGCCCAAGGGGGCCATGTACGCCTTCCCCAGGCTGGATGTGAAGAAGTTCAATCTGATGGACGATGAGAAGCTGGTGCTGGATCTGCTGATGCAGGAGAAGATCCTGCTGGTGCAGGGCACCGCCTTCAACTGGCCTGAGCCGGACCACCTGAGGTTTGTGTTCCTGCCCCACATCGAAGACCTGGAAAAGGCCCTGGACAAGTTTGAGCAGTTCCTGAGCCGCTACCGCCAGTAA
- the yfbR gene encoding 5'-deoxynucleotidase, translating to MSYKFLNLALRQRLLKRWSLMYSMQPESVLEHSAIVGILSFLVGKIAQQNGRDLDLSKMLSHALLHDISETITGDVVTPVKRSSDTLYNEFKALERTAEQKILNTTPPELHEAIEEAFSPGGIEQELVKACDIYSAYLKCRLEVAFGNSVEFGDALARMEEAVEEVCGKYPELTTLHQWFGEDSDCSVDHLITSSKL from the coding sequence ATGAGTTATAAGTTTTTGAACCTGGCCCTGCGCCAACGCCTGCTTAAGCGCTGGAGCCTGATGTACTCCATGCAACCGGAATCTGTACTGGAACACTCCGCCATCGTCGGCATCCTCAGTTTCCTGGTAGGCAAAATCGCCCAGCAAAATGGCCGCGACCTGGATCTGTCCAAGATGCTGTCCCACGCCCTGCTCCACGACATCTCTGAGACCATCACCGGCGACGTGGTCACCCCGGTAAAGCGCTCTTCAGACACCCTCTACAACGAGTTCAAAGCGCTGGAGCGCACCGCAGAGCAGAAGATCCTCAACACCACCCCCCCCGAACTCCACGAAGCCATCGAGGAAGCGTTTAGCCCGGGTGGCATAGAGCAGGAGCTGGTCAAAGCCTGTGACATCTACTCCGCCTACCTCAAGTGCCGGCTGGAGGTGGCCTTCGGCAACTCAGTGGAGTTTGGCGATGCCCTGGCGCGAATGGAGGAAGCGGTGGAAGAGGTGTGCGGGAAATACCCGGAATTAACCACCCTGCATCAGTGGTTTGGGGAGGACAGCGACTGCTCGGTGGATCACCTGATCACCTCCAGCAAACTCTAG
- a CDS encoding cobalamin-binding protein yields MLRRFFALSLVFLTQPALAKLPTIAALTPHSVELLFEVGAGEQIVATVEYADYPEAARSIRRVGRHNQMDFEALMALQPDLVVLGVGDTSMHFVTRLRELGFNVVDTSVSQVAEIAPLLARLGELTGHKQQGAEAATRFSDEYARLKSAYQGRNPVPVFYQLWSEPLMTASSSWMDGLISDCGGVNLFADSLAEYPQVSVEQVVAAAPEGIIVPTNHGLGDNSTERWQSWPEIPAVANGQLYSVNSDWLHRTGPRILKGMAQLCEAIEQVRRSEKKDPAGAGSN; encoded by the coding sequence ATGCTGCGTCGCTTTTTTGCCCTCTCACTGGTGTTTTTGACCCAGCCAGCCCTGGCAAAGCTGCCCACCATCGCGGCTCTGACGCCCCATTCGGTGGAGCTGCTGTTCGAGGTGGGGGCCGGTGAACAGATCGTGGCCACGGTGGAGTACGCCGATTATCCCGAGGCCGCCCGCTCCATCCGCCGGGTGGGCCGTCACAACCAGATGGACTTCGAAGCCCTGATGGCCCTGCAGCCGGACCTGGTGGTGCTCGGGGTTGGTGATACCTCCATGCATTTTGTGACCCGCTTAAGGGAGCTGGGGTTCAATGTGGTTGATACCAGTGTCTCTCAAGTGGCGGAAATTGCGCCACTGCTGGCCCGCTTGGGGGAGCTTACCGGCCATAAGCAGCAGGGGGCCGAGGCGGCCACTCGTTTCTCCGATGAATACGCCAGGCTGAAGTCCGCCTACCAGGGGCGTAATCCGGTGCCTGTGTTCTATCAGCTGTGGTCCGAACCCCTGATGACCGCGTCCAGCAGCTGGATGGATGGTCTGATCAGCGATTGCGGTGGGGTGAACCTGTTTGCCGACAGCCTGGCGGAGTACCCCCAGGTCAGTGTCGAGCAGGTGGTGGCCGCCGCGCCAGAGGGGATCATCGTACCCACCAATCACGGGCTGGGTGACAACAGCACCGAGCGTTGGCAGAGCTGGCCGGAGATCCCGGCGGTGGCCAATGGTCAGCTCTATTCGGTCAACAGCGACTGGCTGCACCGCACCGGCCCACGCATCCTCAAGGGGATGGCTCAGCTGTGTGAGGCCATAGAGCAGGTGCGCCGCTCAGAGAAAAAAGACCCCGCGGGAGCGGGGTCAAATTAA
- a CDS encoding DUF2325 domain-containing protein, producing the protein MCEQHATPVGSTVITTFKGKRKLWELNSKLLCPVIGTCLTTVEIRKLVEKVADKQAARNSDYWLHTWVVSNCDDKNRLSMAVQKHLDRKFSAATKRFGQIKEREELKQAWKEHIDRGAAAEALWALLTHPLCDIPTQDMAYETIHMLSHQVGAGERADLKRLHALEKEVADLKRNLERSQQKAAQSLANKEKQMINQQREITLLKAENQKLQQQLQQATTKPGDNLEQVIQLKSELTSAQASAQALARQKEAWQQKLEQTEAQVITLTQQLTLKQEETIALEGMVSQSLSPCGGCGPEKGGCTDCTKVPDLKGQKILVVGGLHRMVDQYKALVERCQGEFSHHDGGVEDSRKRLDALLWSADAVICATDCISHDAYYRLKKFCKQQGKRHLFVPSSSLSTIAKALSDVANDSGCIAFGAQDAS; encoded by the coding sequence ATGTGTGAGCAACACGCCACCCCAGTCGGGTCCACCGTCATCACCACCTTCAAGGGCAAGCGCAAGCTGTGGGAGCTCAACTCCAAGCTGCTGTGCCCGGTGATCGGCACCTGCCTGACCACCGTCGAGATCCGCAAGCTGGTGGAGAAAGTGGCCGACAAGCAAGCCGCTCGCAACAGCGACTACTGGCTGCACACCTGGGTAGTCTCCAACTGTGATGACAAGAATCGCCTCTCCATGGCGGTGCAAAAGCACCTGGACCGTAAGTTCTCCGCCGCCACCAAGCGCTTTGGCCAGATCAAAGAGCGGGAGGAGCTCAAGCAGGCCTGGAAGGAGCACATCGACCGCGGTGCCGCCGCCGAAGCCCTGTGGGCCCTGCTGACCCACCCCTTGTGCGACATCCCCACTCAGGACATGGCCTACGAGACCATCCATATGCTGTCCCACCAGGTGGGCGCCGGCGAACGGGCGGATCTCAAGCGGCTGCACGCCCTGGAGAAGGAGGTCGCCGATCTCAAGCGCAATCTGGAGCGCAGCCAGCAGAAGGCGGCCCAGAGCCTGGCCAACAAAGAGAAGCAGATGATCAACCAGCAACGGGAGATCACCCTGCTCAAGGCGGAAAACCAGAAACTTCAGCAGCAGCTGCAGCAGGCCACCACCAAGCCGGGCGACAACCTGGAGCAGGTGATTCAGCTCAAGAGTGAACTGACCAGTGCCCAGGCATCCGCCCAGGCCCTGGCCCGTCAGAAGGAGGCCTGGCAGCAGAAACTGGAGCAGACCGAAGCCCAGGTGATCACCCTCACCCAGCAGCTGACCCTCAAGCAGGAGGAGACCATCGCCCTCGAGGGAATGGTCAGCCAGAGCCTCTCACCCTGCGGAGGCTGTGGCCCCGAGAAGGGGGGCTGCACCGACTGCACCAAGGTGCCCGACCTCAAGGGCCAGAAGATCCTAGTGGTGGGCGGCCTGCACCGGATGGTGGACCAATACAAGGCCCTGGTGGAGCGCTGTCAGGGCGAATTCAGCCATCATGACGGCGGGGTCGAGGACAGCCGCAAACGTCTGGACGCCCTGCTGTGGAGCGCCGACGCGGTGATCTGTGCCACCGACTGCATCAGCCATGATGCCTATTACCGACTGAAAAAATTCTGTAAACAGCAGGGCAAACGTCACCTGTTTGTGCCCTCCTCCAGCCTGTCTACCATCGCTAAGGCCCTCTCCGACGTGGCCAACGACAGCGGCTGCATCGCCTTCGGTGCCCAGGACGCGTCATAA
- a CDS encoding anti-phage deoxyguanosine triphosphatase translates to MQYSDSMARRFEESKQRQDDQRSPLQRDKARIMHSAAFRRLQAKTQVLGVGMNDFYRTRLTHSLEAAQIGTGIAAQLRRAHPQHAELIGSDHLIESLCLAHDLGHPPYGHGGEVALNYMMRDHGGFEGNGQTFRILARLEPYTESFGMNLTRRTLLGVLKYPVLLSSLGGHPEEAHSGNFRQLKADEWAPGKGIFDDDAEILDWVLAPLSERDKTLLTQTRPGPRGRPHSLYRSLDASIMEMADDIAYSVHDLEDAIVMGIVSYGSWRQKVAEPIRAIGDNYLAQRIDAIGEKLFSDEHHQRKDAIGTLVNAFVTHIRIDKQGEFDSPLLAYHAVMEPGFDTCLNQLKRFVFECVIRKPEVQILEYKGQQVVMELFEAFASDPLRLLPKSTQKRWQAAREAGHSGHRVIADYISGMTDEFAARLHQNLFTPKMGNLAELHSPF, encoded by the coding sequence ATGCAGTATTCCGACTCGATGGCGCGCCGATTCGAAGAGTCCAAGCAGCGCCAGGACGATCAACGCTCCCCATTGCAGCGGGACAAAGCCCGCATCATGCACTCCGCCGCCTTTCGCCGGCTGCAGGCCAAGACCCAGGTGCTGGGTGTGGGGATGAACGACTTCTACCGCACCCGGCTGACCCACTCCCTGGAAGCGGCCCAAATCGGCACCGGCATCGCCGCCCAGTTGCGCCGCGCCCACCCGCAACACGCCGAGCTCATCGGCAGTGACCACCTGATTGAGTCCCTGTGCCTGGCCCACGACCTGGGTCACCCGCCCTATGGCCACGGCGGCGAGGTGGCGCTCAACTACATGATGCGTGACCACGGCGGCTTCGAGGGTAACGGCCAGACCTTCCGCATCCTGGCCCGGCTGGAGCCCTACACCGAATCCTTCGGCATGAACCTGACCCGGCGCACCCTGCTGGGCGTGCTGAAATACCCGGTGCTGCTCTCCAGCCTGGGAGGGCATCCTGAAGAGGCCCACAGCGGCAACTTCCGCCAGCTCAAGGCCGACGAGTGGGCCCCGGGCAAGGGGATCTTCGACGACGACGCCGAAATTCTCGACTGGGTGCTGGCGCCTCTGAGCGAGCGGGACAAAACCCTGCTCACCCAGACCAGGCCCGGCCCCAGAGGCCGGCCCCACTCCCTCTACCGCTCCCTGGACGCCTCCATCATGGAGATGGCCGACGACATCGCCTACTCGGTGCACGATCTGGAAGACGCCATCGTCATGGGGATCGTCTCCTATGGCAGCTGGCGTCAGAAGGTGGCCGAGCCCATCCGGGCCATCGGCGACAACTACCTGGCCCAGCGCATCGATGCCATCGGCGAGAAACTGTTCTCCGACGAGCACCACCAGCGCAAGGACGCCATCGGCACCCTGGTCAACGCCTTCGTCACCCACATCCGCATCGACAAACAGGGGGAGTTTGACTCACCACTGCTGGCCTACCATGCGGTGATGGAGCCGGGCTTCGACACCTGCCTCAACCAGCTCAAGCGCTTCGTCTTCGAGTGCGTCATCCGCAAGCCCGAAGTGCAGATCCTCGAATACAAGGGGCAGCAGGTGGTGATGGAGCTGTTCGAAGCCTTCGCCTCAGATCCGCTGCGGCTGCTGCCCAAATCCACCCAGAAGCGCTGGCAGGCAGCCCGGGAAGCGGGCCACAGTGGCCACCGGGTGATCGCCGACTACATCTCCGGCATGACCGACGAGTTTGCCGCCCGCCTGCACCAGAACCTGTTCACCCCCAAGATGGGTAACCTGGCGGAGCTGCACTCGCCGTTTTAG
- the rsgA gene encoding ribosome small subunit-dependent GTPase A, with amino-acid sequence MNTKLSLSQLGWQPSFQQQLSLDEFESTLPARVVAHHRSEYQLLSERGKHPLALTPSLPQMTPGDWLLLDDQGQFVRLLERKSLFSRKAPGSKLGQQLIAANIDTLFVVCSLNQDFNLSRIERYLALAHETGVDPVVVLTKADLCDDAEEKRRQVQQLDPLLMVESVNALESNSCQSLLSWCRPGQTLSVLGSSGVGKSTLINTLLGSEAQQTGSIREDDSKGRHTTTARSMHLLPSGAVIIDTPGMRELQLAECDQGVRRTFADIDALAQQCRFGDCQHGSEPGCAVQQAIEQGQLEPRRLTNYLKLQSEQARNAASLQQLRAKDREFGKMVKSVGTASRRMKKGY; translated from the coding sequence ATGAATACAAAGCTTTCTCTTTCACAACTGGGGTGGCAACCCAGCTTCCAACAACAACTGAGCCTGGACGAGTTCGAATCGACTCTTCCCGCCCGCGTCGTCGCCCATCATCGCAGCGAGTACCAGCTGCTGAGTGAGCGCGGCAAGCACCCCCTGGCACTCACACCGTCACTGCCGCAGATGACCCCGGGGGACTGGCTGCTGCTCGATGACCAGGGCCAGTTTGTGCGCCTGTTGGAGCGCAAATCCCTGTTCAGCCGTAAGGCCCCCGGCAGCAAGCTGGGACAGCAACTGATCGCCGCCAACATCGACACCCTGTTTGTGGTCTGCTCCCTCAATCAGGACTTCAACCTGAGCCGGATTGAACGCTACCTGGCCCTGGCCCACGAAACCGGTGTCGATCCCGTGGTGGTGCTGACCAAGGCGGACCTGTGTGACGACGCCGAGGAAAAACGGCGTCAGGTGCAGCAACTGGACCCGCTGTTGATGGTGGAATCGGTCAACGCCCTGGAGAGCAACAGCTGCCAGTCTCTGCTGAGCTGGTGTCGACCCGGCCAGACCCTGTCGGTGCTGGGCTCCTCAGGCGTGGGCAAGTCCACCCTGATCAACACCCTGCTGGGCAGTGAGGCACAGCAGACCGGCAGCATCCGCGAAGACGACAGCAAGGGCAGACACACCACCACCGCCCGCTCCATGCACCTGCTCCCAAGCGGTGCGGTGATCATCGACACCCCGGGGATGCGTGAGCTGCAGTTGGCCGAGTGTGATCAGGGAGTGCGGCGCACCTTCGCCGACATCGACGCCCTGGCCCAACAGTGCCGCTTCGGCGACTGCCAGCACGGCAGTGAGCCGGGCTGCGCCGTGCAGCAGGCCATAGAGCAGGGTCAGCTGGAGCCCAGACGGCTGACCAACTACCTCAAGCTGCAGTCGGAACAGGCCAGGAATGCCGCCTCCCTGCAGCAGCTTCGCGCGAAGGACAGGGAGTTCGGCAAGATGGTGAAATCCGTCGGCACCGCCTCCAGGCGAATGAAGAAGGGGTACTGA
- a CDS encoding phage regulatory CII family protein produces the protein MSDNKIYKFHKTLHAQSKLMGIDRLYARVDDAFQQNRGHSIKKSTFHNKINPDREAHKLNVDEFILVLMALKEENQHAPVLDDLLSLYGMRLEYLQSDGEQEHDYKSFMADWMGLNKEHGDVQVALTSALSDYKISENELNGIKVELSEHIQALTQLRQALDSVCGKRLD, from the coding sequence GTGAGTGACAACAAAATCTACAAGTTTCACAAGACCCTCCATGCCCAGAGCAAGCTGATGGGCATCGACCGCCTCTACGCCAGGGTCGACGACGCCTTCCAGCAAAATCGCGGTCACAGCATCAAGAAGAGCACCTTCCACAACAAGATCAATCCGGACCGGGAGGCCCACAAGCTCAATGTGGATGAGTTCATCCTGGTGCTGATGGCGCTTAAAGAGGAGAACCAGCACGCACCGGTGCTCGATGACCTGCTCTCCCTCTATGGCATGCGCCTGGAATACCTGCAGAGTGATGGCGAGCAGGAGCACGACTACAAGTCGTTCATGGCGGACTGGATGGGGCTCAACAAGGAGCACGGCGATGTGCAGGTGGCCCTCACTTCGGCCCTCAGCGACTACAAGATCTCCGAAAACGAACTCAACGGCATCAAGGTGGAGCTGTCCGAGCACATTCAGGCGCTGACCCAGCTGCGCCAGGCCCTGGACAGCGTCTGCGGCAAGCGCCTCGACTAG
- a CDS encoding DUF2135 domain-containing protein, with amino-acid sequence MKHSTIALGIVSALTLAPAAEASLSGCTFQGQGTLQTQVYFANGINTKYADALIASDTLRSIYKGPLEGVEENSTYQFFPAYNLSQGFTTDVIQVFQQKMQEDPDGSIAYMVYDMLQAGLTNDAIRQTVAIAVTDGYLLAAALTDELLDDLADTMAQLSADAMKDLNQVNDLHSGLYADALLNGKRVLVVAHSQGNLFTNSSLARVIEMLPEHKESIGYFGVASPAAETVNGADYVTAEDDRVIQLLRVSETVLPANIDNDPGLLHDPRDFLNHGFLESYLDGRLSSRERIDSGIIQLANTLKYPELIAGEGAIRATLTWGDQPDVDLHVFEPGGAHVYYRNPQGSDGTLDVDDTNGFGPENYYVACNDVSAGTYKVGVNYFNGNGPETASVTLYLGNGTTFGPRQITLTEDKGSAGNNSPRSAFSLTVSDDGQGNALYSVE; translated from the coding sequence ATGAAGCACAGCACCATTGCACTGGGGATCGTCAGCGCCCTCACCCTGGCCCCTGCCGCCGAGGCCAGCCTCAGCGGCTGCACCTTCCAGGGCCAGGGCACCCTGCAGACCCAGGTCTACTTTGCCAACGGCATCAACACCAAGTACGCCGACGCCCTGATCGCCAGCGATACCCTGCGCAGTATCTACAAGGGGCCACTGGAAGGGGTGGAGGAGAACAGCACCTATCAGTTTTTCCCGGCCTACAACCTCAGCCAGGGGTTTACCACAGACGTGATTCAGGTGTTTCAGCAGAAAATGCAGGAGGACCCGGATGGCAGCATCGCCTACATGGTGTACGACATGCTGCAGGCGGGCCTGACCAATGATGCCATCCGCCAGACCGTGGCCATCGCCGTAACCGACGGCTACCTGCTGGCCGCCGCCCTCACCGATGAACTGCTCGATGATCTGGCCGACACCATGGCACAGCTCTCCGCCGATGCCATGAAGGATCTGAACCAGGTCAATGATCTGCACAGCGGCCTTTACGCCGATGCCCTGCTCAACGGCAAGCGGGTGCTGGTGGTAGCCCACAGCCAGGGCAACCTGTTCACCAACTCCTCGCTGGCCAGGGTGATTGAGATGCTGCCGGAGCACAAAGAGAGCATCGGCTACTTCGGGGTGGCCTCGCCAGCGGCAGAAACCGTCAACGGAGCCGACTATGTGACCGCCGAGGACGACAGGGTCATTCAGTTGCTGCGGGTCAGCGAAACCGTGTTGCCGGCCAACATCGACAATGACCCAGGCCTGCTCCATGACCCCAGGGACTTCCTCAATCATGGTTTCCTGGAAAGCTACCTGGACGGCCGGCTGAGCTCCCGTGAACGCATCGATTCAGGCATCATCCAACTGGCCAACACACTCAAGTATCCCGAACTCATCGCCGGAGAGGGCGCCATTCGTGCCACCCTCACCTGGGGAGACCAGCCCGACGTGGACCTGCATGTGTTCGAGCCCGGCGGCGCCCATGTGTACTATCGCAATCCCCAAGGCAGCGACGGCACCCTGGATGTGGATGACACCAACGGCTTTGGGCCGGAGAACTACTATGTGGCCTGCAACGACGTCAGCGCAGGCACCTATAAAGTCGGGGTGAACTACTTCAATGGCAACGGGCCGGAGACCGCCAGCGTCACCCTCTATCTGGGCAACGGCACCACCTTTGGTCCGCGCCAGATTACCCTGACCGAAGACAAAGGCAGCGCGGGCAACAACTCCCCCCGAAGCGCCTTCTCGCTGACGGTCAGCGACGACGGACAGGGCAACGCCCTCTACTCGGTGGAGTAG